GTGAGTTTGCCCAGCAGCGCCTTGCCCGTGGTGGTGCGGGCGGCAGCGGTCGGCGATGTCTGTGCCTCGCTACGCGCCTGGGCCGGACCCGCGCCGATCGACGAAGACAGAAGGACGGCCGCCAGACCGAGGACGACGGAAACGGGGCGACGCACGGAGAGACCTTCCGGGACGTTGAACGGCACCGGCTGGTGCACGCCTCATGATGACCGAGTCGGGGCCGCGCCGGAGTGCATTCCGGGGCACGAATCTATGGGCGACCGGAATCTTGTCGAAGGTGTCAGACCGACTGTCGCATCAAGCTGGGCCGACGGGGTGGAGGATGCCCGTGCACGAGACTGCTGCGCGCCTCAGGGAGCGAACGTCGTGGTAGCCATGTCTGGTGGCGATCGTTCAGCAACTCGCGCGGCCGACGATGGATCAGCTTGGTCGCTGTCGGGAGTCCGTGGAGGAACTGCATCGGCTCTGTTCCTTCGAGATGCTTCCGGCAGGTGATCATTTGGACCTGGATTGGGCCCCTGACCCGCTCATGCGTCTTGGACGGCTGACGTCGATCACGGCGGCGGCCGAAGCCGCGATCAGCAAAGCGCTGTCGGACAGCATCGAAGTCAATCCTGCTTACCGGGAGCATCAAGACACCATCTGGGGCCACCCCGTCACCTACCTCGAGCAAGATGACGTGGCCGAGGTCGCCTCTGGACTGGCTGCGATCGATGCGCCTGCGGTCATTGGTGGATTGCCCCGCTGGAATCGACGAATCAACTCGCGATTGTTCGACGGTCAGAAGGCGTCCGACCCCAAGCACTATCTCCTACAGCACCTGGCCGCGCTTCGAACGTTCTACTCAGAGGCAGCGCAAGCGGGTCGTGCTGTCGTGCTCTGGTGGGACTGACCGGCGTCACCCCGGCCGGAAGGCCCCTGTGTCATAGGCGCCTGACCTGCACGGCTGCTCCAGGAAGGTGTCCCTTCTGAGGCACACCCGGGACACAGTCAGCCACGCAACTCTGGTTTTTGACAGCATCCGGTGGCATCCACCGGTAATTGGAGTGAAGAGGTAAAAGAACTGGTCAGGGCCTGAATAAGGCGTCTGACCGGGGTGCCCCCGAGAGGATTCGAACCTCCGACACACGGTTTAGGAAACCGATGCTCTATCCCCTGAGCTACGAGGGCGTGAGTCGTCCGAGGACGACCCGCAGACCATAGGCTATCGCAGGACCGGCTCGGGGCGAGAGCATGTCCGGCGAGGCAGCGAAGGTCACACCGCCTGCGGCTGGGAGCACGGGGGCCGCGACCCCCCCAGATCTACGGGATCGTGTGCGTTCGCAGCGCCATGGGCGCAACGAACGCACACGATGACCATCGGACGCGGGCCCGGACCGGCCAGACCGGGCTCCGTAATCCGGTTGCCGCTCCTGCCCGGGCACTGAAATAGTGAGTGCAGCACGAAGCGCAGGCGAGGGTTACTTCTGGCTCTCTGGGTTCGATTCCTGGCGGTGGCTCCGGCCACTGTGTACCCTCGCCGACCCGGATCTCGTGCCCACAACTGAATTCCGAAGCGTAGACGCGGGTTACTTCGACTCCTAATCGGCGGGTTGCGGGTTCAAGTCCCGTCGCCGGAACTCGATCCGGCGTAGCTCAATTGGCAGAGCAGCATGTTCCTTCGTCGCCTTGGATCTCGGAATTCAGCAGTGGTCGGGAAGGGTCAGTACTGGTCGGGAAAGGGTCAGTACTGGTCCGGCCAGGCCTTGCTGGGGCGGATCAGGTGCGGTCGGCTGCCCTCCCGGGGTCGCCGCGGCGTGCGCGACCGCCGTTGCTGAGCCGGTTCCAGCTGGCTCCAGATCACCTCGGCGGTCTTGCGGGCGTACGGGTCGCGCAGGATGGACATGTGGTCGCCGGGTACGTGGGTGAGGCGCCAGGTGCCGGTCAGGTACGGGGTCCAGGAGCGGCGCACGGCCTTCTTCTCGCTGTCCGCCGCCACGATCACCAGGGTCTCGCCGTCGTAAGGCTTTCCCCGGTAGCGCAGGTGCAGGAAATTACTCTGCCGCCAGAAGCGCCAGTACTGGTCG
The Kineosporia sp. NBRC 101731 DNA segment above includes these coding regions:
- a CDS encoding DUF1877 family protein, producing the protein MAIVQQLARPTMDQLGRCRESVEELHRLCSFEMLPAGDHLDLDWAPDPLMRLGRLTSITAAAEAAISKALSDSIEVNPAYREHQDTIWGHPVTYLEQDDVAEVASGLAAIDAPAVIGGLPRWNRRINSRLFDGQKASDPKHYLLQHLAALRTFYSEAAQAGRAVVLWWD